One segment of Ziziphus jujuba cultivar Dongzao chromosome 12, ASM3175591v1 DNA contains the following:
- the LOC107429404 gene encoding uncharacterized protein LOC107429404 isoform X2 — protein sequence MVSAWNLYYIPEGKYVFPEIPTNTTPDDEEFTAFDQSPITTNPNNPDGAAEILWPLDDSATCCVGAYVCDCLLRLATKPPSNFLKSWGNIKNRYWDFNKRRFVIRGLNPVEGNLEAVRMVFSYWSPFKETLSRFVYHFNELRGNVKGLARFAFEQHLSLTGLHGYHLFRRVADKLEANQDDLIVALYCTDDHYGLEMIYTIFQNFEGSNDEKQRRQTWRYARLFDHQMFAHLQTKKCRVLTSILAMILKEIGDDQGGDGDVSQIEQIRGTLEYNQDRFQKIASEVIQKFAKRTG from the coding sequence ATGGTTTCTGCATGGAATCTGTATTATATTCCCGAGGGGAAATATGTTTTCCCGGAAATTCCCACAAACACAACCCCAGATGATGAAGAATTCACTGCATTTGACCAAAGTCCTATTACAACCAATCCTAATAATCCAGATGGAGCAGCAGAGATTCTATGGCCTTTGGATGATTCTGCAACCTGTTGTGTTGGAGCTTATGTTTGTGATTGTTTGCTTCGGCTTGCTACCAAACCCCCCAGCAACTTTCTCAAATCTTGGGGGAACATCAAGAATCGGTATTGGGATTTCAACAAACGTCGTTTTGTGATTCGGGGACTGAACCCCGTTGAAGGAAATCTTGAAGCTGTTCGAATGGTATTCTCCTACTGGTCCCCGTTTAAGGAGACATTATCGAGGTTTGTTTACCATTTCAATGAGTTGAGAGGAAATGTGAAAGGGTTGGCTAGATTTGCATTCGAGCAACATCTTTCACTCACTGGATTGCATGGTTACCATCTGTTTAGAAGAGTTGCTGATAAGCTTGAAGCAAACCAAGATGATCTTATTGTAGCTTTGTATTGTACAGACGATCATTATGGGTTGGAGATGATATACACAATTTTCCAGAATTTTGAAGGTTCAAATGATGAAAAGCAGAGAAGACAGACATGGAGGTATGCTCGTTTGTTCGATCACCAAATGTTTGCTCATCTTCAGACTAAAAAGTGCAGGGTCCTGACTTCCATTTTAGCTATGATTCTGAAGGAGATAGGTGACGACCAAGGTGGTGATGGTGATGTGTCTCAAATAGAACAGATTCGAGGTACGCTGGAATATAACCAAGATCGTTTTCAAAAGATTGCTTCGGAGGTAATCCAGAAATTTGCTAAGAGAACTGGCTAA
- the LOC107413347 gene encoding CDP-diacylglycerol--serine O-phosphatidyltransferase 1 isoform X2: protein MEPNGHRRVQRKDHFGKENGDVCESSLGEELDPWTAWAYKPRTISMLLIGACFLIWASGALDPESGASGDVVMSVKRGIWAMIAVFLAYCLLQAPSTVLIRPHPAIWRLVHGMAVIYLVALTFLLFQKRDDARQFMKFLHPDLGVELPERSYGSDCRIYVPENPTSRFKNVYETLFDEFVLAHIIGWWGKAILIRNQPLLWLLSIGFELMELTFRHMLPNFNECWWDSIILDILLCNWFGIWAGMHTVRYFDGKTYKWVGLSRQPNIIGKMYFQVKRTLGQFTPAQWDKDEWHPLLGPWRFIQVLTLCVVFLTVELNTFFLKFCLWIPPRNPVIVYRLILWWLIAIPTIREYNSYLQDRNTVKKVGAFCWLSVAICILELLICIKFGNGLYPKSMPLWLVVFWVSAGAALIIILIVWSWQLHQTFKRKRQ, encoded by the exons ATGGAGCCTAACGGTCATAGGAGAGTGCAGAGAAAGGATCATTTTGGTAAAGAAAATGGTGATGTCTGTGAATCAAGTCTTGGTGAAGAACTTGATCCATGGACTGCATGGGCATACAAACCTCGAACCATTTCAATGTTACTAATTGGTGCATGTTTTCTCAT TTGGGCTAGTGGAGCACTAGATCCGGAAAGTGGTGCGTCTGGAGATGTGGTTATGTCTGTGAAAAG GGGCATTTGGGCGATGATTGCTGTTTTTCTTGCTTATTGCTTGCTGCAAGCTCCATCTAC GGTTCTTATTCGGCCACATCCTGCAATTTGGCGCTTAGTTCATGGCATGGCTGTCATTTACCTTGTTGCTCTTACATTTTTACTATTTCag AAGCGTGATGATGCTCGGCAATTCATGAAGTTTCTACATCCTGATCTTGGTGTTG AACTTCCAGAGAGATCTTATGGATCTGATTGTCGCATATATGTTCCAGAAAATCCCACAAGCAGGTTTAAGAATGTTTAT GAGACTCTTTTTGATGAATTTGTTCTAGCTCATATTATTGGATGGTGGGGCAAAGCTATACTGATCCGCAATCAACCTCTTCTTTGGTTGCTTTCGATtggatttgaattgatggag CTTACCTTCCGCCACATGTTGCCAAACTTCAATGAATGCTGGTGGGACAGTATTATACTTGACATTTTGCTCTGCAATTGGTTTG GTATATGGGCAGGAATGCATACTGTTAGGTACTTTGATGGGAAAACATACAAGTGGGTTGGTCTAAGTCGTCAGCCTAACATTATTGGAAAA ATGTATTTTCAGGTTAAACGAACATTGGGTCAATTTACACCAGCTCAGTGGGATAAAGATGAGTGGCATCCCCTGCTTGGTCCGTGGCGTTTCATTCAAGTTCTTACTCTTTGCGTTGTGTTCCTTACAGTAGAGCTTAACACATTCTTTTTAAAGTTCTGCCTTTGGATTCCTCCTCGAAATCCTGTCATAGTGTATAGGTTGATATTGTGGTGGctaattgcaattccaacaatTCGTGAATACAATTCATACCTTCAAGacag AAATACAGTGAAGAAGGTTGGTGCATTTTGTTGGCTTTCTGTTGCTATTTGTATTCTTGAACTTCTTATTTGCATCAAGTTCGGCAATG GATTGTATCCGAAATCCATGCCATTATGGCTCGTCGTCTTCTGGGTATCTGCAGGAGCTGCGCTCATTATAATTCTGATTGTTTGGTCCTGGCAATTGCATCAAACTTTTAAGAGAAAGAGGCAATGA
- the LOC107413347 gene encoding CDP-diacylglycerol--serine O-phosphatidyltransferase 1 isoform X1, with protein sequence MEPNGHRRVQRKDHFGKENGDVCESSLGEELDPWTAWAYKPRTISMLLIGACFLIWASGALDPESGASGDVVMSVKRGIWAMIAVFLAYCLLQAPSTVLIRPHPAIWRLVHGMAVIYLVALTFLLFQKRDDARQFMKFLHPDLGVELPERSYGSDCRIYVPENPTSRFKNVYETLFDEFVLAHIIGWWGKAILIRNQPLLWLLSIGFELMELTFRHMLPNFNECWWDSIILDILLCNWFGIWAGMHTVRYFDGKTYKWVGLSRQPNIIGKVKRTLGQFTPAQWDKDEWHPLLGPWRFIQVLTLCVVFLTVELNTFFLKFCLWIPPRNPVIVYRLILWWLIAIPTIREYNSYLQDRNTVKKVGAFCWLSVAICILELLICIKFGNGLYPKSMPLWLVVFWVSAGAALIIILIVWSWQLHQTFKRKRQ encoded by the exons ATGGAGCCTAACGGTCATAGGAGAGTGCAGAGAAAGGATCATTTTGGTAAAGAAAATGGTGATGTCTGTGAATCAAGTCTTGGTGAAGAACTTGATCCATGGACTGCATGGGCATACAAACCTCGAACCATTTCAATGTTACTAATTGGTGCATGTTTTCTCAT TTGGGCTAGTGGAGCACTAGATCCGGAAAGTGGTGCGTCTGGAGATGTGGTTATGTCTGTGAAAAG GGGCATTTGGGCGATGATTGCTGTTTTTCTTGCTTATTGCTTGCTGCAAGCTCCATCTAC GGTTCTTATTCGGCCACATCCTGCAATTTGGCGCTTAGTTCATGGCATGGCTGTCATTTACCTTGTTGCTCTTACATTTTTACTATTTCag AAGCGTGATGATGCTCGGCAATTCATGAAGTTTCTACATCCTGATCTTGGTGTTG AACTTCCAGAGAGATCTTATGGATCTGATTGTCGCATATATGTTCCAGAAAATCCCACAAGCAGGTTTAAGAATGTTTAT GAGACTCTTTTTGATGAATTTGTTCTAGCTCATATTATTGGATGGTGGGGCAAAGCTATACTGATCCGCAATCAACCTCTTCTTTGGTTGCTTTCGATtggatttgaattgatggag CTTACCTTCCGCCACATGTTGCCAAACTTCAATGAATGCTGGTGGGACAGTATTATACTTGACATTTTGCTCTGCAATTGGTTTG GTATATGGGCAGGAATGCATACTGTTAGGTACTTTGATGGGAAAACATACAAGTGGGTTGGTCTAAGTCGTCAGCCTAACATTATTGGAAAA GTTAAACGAACATTGGGTCAATTTACACCAGCTCAGTGGGATAAAGATGAGTGGCATCCCCTGCTTGGTCCGTGGCGTTTCATTCAAGTTCTTACTCTTTGCGTTGTGTTCCTTACAGTAGAGCTTAACACATTCTTTTTAAAGTTCTGCCTTTGGATTCCTCCTCGAAATCCTGTCATAGTGTATAGGTTGATATTGTGGTGGctaattgcaattccaacaatTCGTGAATACAATTCATACCTTCAAGacag AAATACAGTGAAGAAGGTTGGTGCATTTTGTTGGCTTTCTGTTGCTATTTGTATTCTTGAACTTCTTATTTGCATCAAGTTCGGCAATG GATTGTATCCGAAATCCATGCCATTATGGCTCGTCGTCTTCTGGGTATCTGCAGGAGCTGCGCTCATTATAATTCTGATTGTTTGGTCCTGGCAATTGCATCAAACTTTTAAGAGAAAGAGGCAATGA
- the LOC107413349 gene encoding uncharacterized protein LOC107413349, whose protein sequence is MEDIVEILMSNDREKINSIFSGVRVTVPQPQSKSDWTDDRLLNLKGIVLRRYNNPTQLATIVKEGLTSLQENVSHRTIGAIMVSAWNLYSVTDRKYVFPEIPINTTPDDVEFTALSQSPCVTNSNNPNGGAEIQWPVDDSVTCAVGAYVCACLLRLATKPACNLLRAWVNIKNRYSDLNKRHFEIQGLNPIQENLELVQMEFSNPSSFNNTLSRFVYHFNELRGNAKGLARFAFEQHLSLTGLHSYKLFRRVTDKLEANPDDLSVELNSSVTQRGLEMIDTILQKLEGSNDENQSRQT, encoded by the coding sequence ATGGAAGACATAGTTGAAATCCTTATGAGTAATGATCGTgagaaaataaattctatattttcCGGTGTTCGTGTTACAGTACCACAGCCCCAAAGTAAGTCTGATTGGACAGATGATCGGCTGCTGAATTTAAAAGGAATCGTTTTGAGAAGATATAATAATCCAACCCAATTAGCCACTATCGTCAAAGAAGGTTTGACCTCGTTGCAAGAAAATGTTTCTCATAGAACCATTGGCGCTATCATGGTTTCTGCATGGAATCTGTATAGTGTAACCGATAGGAAATATGTTTTCCCAGAAATCCCCATAAACACAACCCCGGATGATGTAGAATTCACTGCATTAAGCCAGAGTCCTTGTGTCACCAATTCTAATAATCCAAATGGAGGAGCAGAAATTCAATGGCCTGTGGATGATTCTGTAACCTGCGCCGTGGGAGCTTATGTTTGTGCATGTTTGCTTCGGCTTGCAACCAAACCCGCCTGCAACTTGCTTAGGGCTTGGGTTAACATCAAAAATCGGTATTCTGATTTAAACAAACGTCATTTTGAGATTCAGGGACTGAACCCCATTCAAGAAAACCTTGAACTTGTTCAAATGGAGTTCAGCAACCCGTCCTCGTTCAACAATACATTGTCGAGGTTTGTTTACCATTTCAATGAGTTAAGAGGAAATGCAAAAGGGTTGGCTAGATTTGCATTCGAGCAACATCTTTCACTCACTGGATTGCATAGTTACAAACTGTTTAGAAGAGTAACTGATAAGCTCGAAGCCAACCCAGATGATCTTTCCGTAGAGTTGAATAGTTCAGTAACTCAGCGTGGGTTGGAGATGATAGACACCATTTTACAGAAGCTTGAAGGTTCAAATGATGAAAACCAGAGTAGGCAGACATGA
- the LOC125419096 gene encoding uncharacterized protein LOC125419096 — translation MVSAWNLYYIPEGKYVFPEILANTTPDDEEFTALPFKTNPNNPDGAAEILWPLTDSVTCCVGAYVCACLLRLATKPASNFLKSWGNIKNRYWDFNKHRLEIRGLNPVEENLETVRIRFTNPSPYQNTLTRFVYHFNELRGNVKRLARFAFEQHLSLVGLHSYNLFRRVADKLEANPDELSAVLKLPTTRTGLEMINTILQNFEGSDDEKQRRQTWRYAHLFNHQMFAHLQTKHCTELTSILAMILKKMEEDQDGGFGDVSQIVHLQRIAEPRRDYHRRVASRVVQHFASKTSRTA, via the coding sequence ATGGTTTCTGCTTGGAATCTGTATTATATTCCCGAGGGGAAATATGTTTTCCCCGAAATTCTCGCAAACACAACCCCAGATGATGAAGAATTCACCGCATTACCTTTTAAAACCAATCCTAATAATCCGGATGGAGCAGCAGAGATTCTATGGCCTTTGACTGATTCTGTAACCTGTTGTGTTGGAGCTTATGTTTGTGCATGTTTGCTTCGGCTTGCTACCAAACCCGCCAGCAACTTTCTCAAATCTTGGGGGAACATCAAGAATCGGTATTGGGATTTCAACAAACATCGTCTTGAGATTCGGGGACTGAACCCCGTTGAAGAAAACCTTGAAACTGTTCGAATAAGATTCACCAACCCGTCGCCGTACCAGAATACACTGACGAGGTTTGTTTACCATTTCAATGAGTTGAGAGGAAATGTAAAAAGGTTGGCTAGATTTGCATTCGAGCAACATCTTTCACTCGTTGGACTGCATAGTTACAATCTGTTTAGAAGAGTTGCTGATAAGCTTGAAGCAAACCCGGATGAACTCTCTGCAGTGTTGAAACTGCCAACGACTCGGACTGGGTTGGAGATGATAAACACCATTTTACAGAATTTTGAAGGTTCAGATGATGAGAAGCAGAGAAGGCAGACATGGAGATATGCTCATTTGTTCAATCACCAAATGTTTGCTCATCTCCAGACTAAACACTGCACCGAACTCACTTCCATTCTAGCTATGATTCTGAAGAAGATGGAAGAGGATCAAGATGGCGGTTTTGGTGATGTGTCTCAAATAGTACATCTTCAAAGAATAGCGGAACCGCGTAGAGATTACCATCGGCGGGTTGCTTCTAGGGTAGTCCAGCATTTTGCTTCGAAGACATCGAGAACTGCTTAA
- the LOC107429404 gene encoding uncharacterized protein LOC107429404 isoform X1 has protein sequence MEEQSNAQSSASQQDDSFEIVHPNKKQKKEDIFEIPDELLWYVHPRFAGLPRFSLEPESRSDWTDDRLLNLKGIVLRRYDSPTQLAPIVKEGLASLQGTVTRRTIGAIMVSAWNLYYIPEGKYVFPEIPTNTTPDDEEFTAFDQSPITTNPNNPDGAAEILWPLDDSATCCVGAYVCDCLLRLATKPPSNFLKSWGNIKNRYWDFNKRRFVIRGLNPVEGNLEAVRMVFSYWSPFKETLSRFVYHFNELRGNVKGLARFAFEQHLSLTGLHGYHLFRRVADKLEANQDDLIVALYCTDDHYGLEMIYTIFQNFEGSNDEKQRRQTWRYARLFDHQMFAHLQTKKCRVLTSILAMILKEIGDDQGGDGDVSQIEQIRGTLEYNQDRFQKIASEVIQKFAKRTG, from the coding sequence ATGGAAGAACAATCAAATGCCCAAAGCTCTGCTTCTCAACAAGATGACTCATTTGAAATTGTTCAtccaaataaaaagcaaaaaaaagaagacatatTTGAAATCCCTGATGAATTATTGTGGTATGTACATCCTAGGTTTGCTGGTTTGCCAAGATTTAGTCTTGAACCTGAAAGTAGGTCTGATTGGACCGATGATCGGCTGCTGAATTTGAAAGGAATCGTTTTGAGAAGATATGATAGTCCAACACAGTTAGCACCTATTGTCAAAGAAGGTTTGGCCTCCTTGCAAGGAACAGTAACTCGTAGAACCATCGGAGCTATAATGGTTTCTGCATGGAATCTGTATTATATTCCCGAGGGGAAATATGTTTTCCCGGAAATTCCCACAAACACAACCCCAGATGATGAAGAATTCACTGCATTTGACCAAAGTCCTATTACAACCAATCCTAATAATCCAGATGGAGCAGCAGAGATTCTATGGCCTTTGGATGATTCTGCAACCTGTTGTGTTGGAGCTTATGTTTGTGATTGTTTGCTTCGGCTTGCTACCAAACCCCCCAGCAACTTTCTCAAATCTTGGGGGAACATCAAGAATCGGTATTGGGATTTCAACAAACGTCGTTTTGTGATTCGGGGACTGAACCCCGTTGAAGGAAATCTTGAAGCTGTTCGAATGGTATTCTCCTACTGGTCCCCGTTTAAGGAGACATTATCGAGGTTTGTTTACCATTTCAATGAGTTGAGAGGAAATGTGAAAGGGTTGGCTAGATTTGCATTCGAGCAACATCTTTCACTCACTGGATTGCATGGTTACCATCTGTTTAGAAGAGTTGCTGATAAGCTTGAAGCAAACCAAGATGATCTTATTGTAGCTTTGTATTGTACAGACGATCATTATGGGTTGGAGATGATATACACAATTTTCCAGAATTTTGAAGGTTCAAATGATGAAAAGCAGAGAAGACAGACATGGAGGTATGCTCGTTTGTTCGATCACCAAATGTTTGCTCATCTTCAGACTAAAAAGTGCAGGGTCCTGACTTCCATTTTAGCTATGATTCTGAAGGAGATAGGTGACGACCAAGGTGGTGATGGTGATGTGTCTCAAATAGAACAGATTCGAGGTACGCTGGAATATAACCAAGATCGTTTTCAAAAGATTGCTTCGGAGGTAATCCAGAAATTTGCTAAGAGAACTGGCTAA